In the Pseudoalteromonas sp. A25 genome, TTACGGATTAGCGTTCAAACCTGACATTGATGATTTGCGCGAAAGTCCAGCTCTTAATATTACTAGGCGTTTAGCTGAGTTCCATACTGGTGCCATTCTTGCGGTGGAGCCTAATATCAATAGCATAGAAGGTATTTCTGCGAATATTGAGTTAGCTTCATTTGAGGCTGCCAAAGCGCATGCAAATATTCACTTGGTGCTAGTAGAACATAAAGAATTTAAAGCGTCTAAGTTTCATGCTCAATATATAATTGATACAAAAGGGATTTGGTAAGTGAATAATATTTTATCTCTCATTGGTCGTGAAAAAGAACTTTTTACACAAGACATTACAAAACATAGAGTAGAATTACAGCGCATTGTATCAAAATCTCGTTTCTTGGTATTAGGCGGTGCAGGCTCTATAGGTCAAGCTGTAACAAAAGAGATCTTTAAACGTAACCCAGCCAAATTGCATGTTATAGACATCAGTGAAAATAACATGGTTGAATTAGTTCGCGATATCCGTAGTTCCTTTGGTTACATTGATGGTGAATTTAAAACATTTGCGCTCGATATAGGCTCGACAGAGTACGATGCTTTTATTAAAGCTGATGGCCAATATGATTATGTATTGAACCTATCTGCCTTAAAGCATGTACGAAGCGAAAAAGATCCGTTTACCCTCATGCGAATGATCAACGTTAATGTATTTAACACGGATAAAACAATCCAGCAGTCCATTGATGCTGGCGTTAAAAAGTACTTCTGTGTTTCGACAGACAAAGCCGCTAACCCCGTCAATATGATGGGCGCGTCAAAGCGCATTATGGAGATGTTCCTGATGCGCCGCAGCAAAGAAATTGATATTTCTACTGCAAGGTTTGCAAATGTGGCGTTTTCAGATGGCTCACTTTTACATGGCTTTAACCAACGCATCGAGAAGCAGCAGCCGATTGTCGCACCTAGCGATATCAAAAGATACTTTGTTGTACCGCAGGAGTCAGGCGAATTATGCATAATGTCATGCATCTTTGGGGATAATCGCGATATTTTCTTTCCAAAATTAAGTGAATCTTTACACCTAATTACTTTTGCAGATATCGCCGTTAAGTACCTTGAGCAAAGAGGATATGAACCACACTTGTGTGATAATGAACAAGAGGCAAGAGAGCTTGCGAAAACGCTACCAGCACAAGGCAAATGGCCTTGTCTTTTCACCGAAAGTGATACCACGGGTGAAAAGGATTTCGAAGAGTTCTTTACTGATAAAGAAGAACTGGATATGACTCGCTTTGAGAATCTGGGCATTATTAAAAATGAACCTGAATATGACCAAGAGTTATTGAGTCTTTTCGAAGCACAAATTGCGAATATGAAAACCGAACAGGCGTGGAGCAAAGAACAAATTGTCGAGCTGTTCTTTACCATGATCCCTGACTTTGGCCATAAAGAGACTGGCAAGTACCTTGATAGCAAAATGTAAGGGCTGAGAATGAATGCACAATTACTGGTAGAGTTTGTACGCGATCAATACAAAACACAGAATTTTATCCCGTTACACGCTCCTACTTTTGCTGGTAATGAGAAAGCTTATGTGTCGGAGACTATCGATAGTACGTTTGTTTCTAGTGTGGGTAAGTTTGTTGGCGACTTTGAGCGTAAAATAGAGGCTTTTACTGGCAGCCCTAGCGCGATTGCAACAACGAATGGCACTGCGGCATTGCATACAGCCCTGTATATGGCTGATGTGCAACGTGGTGATTTAGTTATTACACAAGCGCTTACGTTTGTTGCGACGTGTAATGCATTATTCCATATGGGTGCGGAACCTGTTTTTGTAGATGTCTCGCCAATTAGTTTGGGCTTATGTCCAAAAGCTGTAGACAACTACTTATCAGAGCATGCGCAATTGAATGAACACGGTTGTGTGCATAAGCAAACAGGACAAAGAATCAAAGCAGTTGTCCCAATGCATACCTTTGGCCACCCCGTAGAGTTAGATGAACTGGTGGAAGTTTGCTGTAAATGGCAATTAACCTTAGTTGAAGATGCCGCAGAAAGTTTAGGTTCTTTTTATAAGGGGAAACATACCGGAACGTTTGGTGATTTTAGTGCGGTTAGCTTTAATGGAAACAAAATTATCACTACCGGCGGCGGTGGTATGGTTTTATGCAAAACCTCGGAGTTGGGCAAGCGTACCAAACACATAACAACCACAGCAAAAGTGCCACACCCCTACGAGTTCTTTCATGATGAGCCTGGTTTTAACTATCGTTTGCCAAATTTAAATGCGGCATTAGGCTGTGCACAAATGGAAAGTTTGAATGCTTATTTAAGTGACAAGCGAGCGCTGGCCGAGCGTTATAGTGCGCTGTTTGAAGGTACAGAATATAACTTTGTAAAAGAGCCTAAATATGCCAAATCGAACTATTGGCTGAATGCGGTGATTTGTGAAGATAAGGCAGCGAGAGATTTGTTGCTTAAGGAAACCAATGAAGCAGGGATTATGACTCGACCAGTCTGGCAATTAATGCATCGTCTTCCTGCTTTTAGTGAGTGTTTGAAAGGTGACTTGTCTCACTCGCTTTGGTTTGAAGAAAGGTTAGTGAATATACCTAGCAGCCCTGTGAACATATAATAAAAAAAACAATAGATTAGCATATGAATGAAGTATATATAGTTGGAGCAGGTGGGTTAGCTGCCGAGCTTACAGAGTATGTGAAAGATAACAATCTAAAAATGGAAGAACAAGTTTCTATTAAAGGTTATTTTGACGTCTCTAGTAAAGCATATTTAGAGAATAAATTTTCATCCCCTTACTTGGGGGATGAGAGAGATTACTCCTTTAGTAAAGGTAGCGCTGTACTTATAGCTATTGGGGATGTTAAAGCTAGAAATAGGTGTATTGAGTATTTTTCAAATCTTGACGTTTTACTACCAAACTTTATCCATCACTCAGCATTTATTGCTAGCTCAGTAAATATGAAAGGTGGCAATATTATTTGCCCAAATGTAATAATAGGGCCAAATGTTATTTTGGGACAAGGAAACTTAATAAACTACTCGAGTGCAATCCCTCATGATTGCCATATAGGGGATGTCAATGTATTTTCACCAAATGTTCAAATTACAGGTCAAACAGGAATTGGAAGCAGTAATTTTTTTGGGACATCTGTAACTTGCTTACCAAGAATTAAAATTGGTGATTCAAATAAAATTCAGGCTGGTATCGTTGTAAAAAAAGACATAGGAAATGGTCGTATTATTTATTGTGGTAGTAAGAACAATGATATCAAATCGCATAATTTGTGAGAGTCTTTACTTTATCTTTTTATGATTATTAGGAAAAAAAATGTCTATTAGAAATACAATTATTGAAACTTTCCATCAGGTTTTGAACCAAACTGATAGTGAGCTACTAGTTCCTGAATTACATGATGATGTACAGTTATTGCAGAGTGGTTTAGATTCGCTGGGCTTTGCTATTTTAGTTGCATCCCTAGATGAGAAATTAGGATTTGACCCATTCACGATGATGGAAGAGCCATTATACCCTTCAACTTTTAGTGAGTTTGTTGGTATTTACGAGAGAATGAGTCCGAATAAATAATTATGGATAGTATACAAAACGCTAGCCTGAGCGTGCCATCAGGCCGTGTTGCGTTCATCGGTGAAAATACCAGAGTCTTTTATGACGATTTGAATCAAATGGTAAAGCACAATGCTGAAGCTCTTGACCGTTTACGTGGCGCTACGGCTGTCATTAATGGTAGAGCACGCTTAGAGTTAGCTTTGTTACTATTCCTATTGGATGGTGTTGCAAAGCGCATACTATTTCTTCCTCAAGATATAGAGCAAGCTCAACGCAAAGAGTTTTTTAGACTGGCAAACGTCAACTTTGATGTACTTATTAATGACGGGTGCATTGAGGTAAAAGAAATTACTCCATATCAAGCGGGAGATGTTTCCGCGGTTGTACAAACAGAGTGGGTGATACCAACTTCGGGCACTACAAGTACGCCCAAATTAGTATCCCATACGTTTGCAAGTTTAACCCGCACTGCAAAAAAAGATATTGAATTGGGCTGTAACTTCGTTTGGGGGCTGGTATTTGATGTATATCGTTTTTCCGGCTTACAGGTATTGCTTCAATCTTTATTAAGCGGCTCCACGTTGATCGTGCCAGAGGCTGAATCAAGTATGGAAGAAGTCGTAAACCTACTTTGCCAACATAATTGTAATACACTCTCGGCGACGCCATCATTTTGGCGGAAAATGCTGATGACCAAAGAATCCAAGAGCATAAAGTTCAAAAACATCACATTAGGTGGTGAAATAGCCGATAGCAATATCCTCAATGCGCTCAAGAGCCGATATCCGGAGGCTGGTATACGGCACATTTATGCTTCGACGGAAGCGGGAGTCGGGTTCTCAGTCAATGATGGCATAGCAGGCTTTCCGTGCACATATCTAGATGAAGATATCAATGGTATCAAACTAAAAGTAGATGATAGAGGTATTCTTTGGCTTAAGCCGAATACAAGAGAGCAAAAGTATGTTAATGGCGCCCCTATGTTTGACGAAGACGGCTTTATCAATACAGGTGACCTTGTTGAGTTGAAGGAAGAGCGTGTTTACTTCTTAGGTAGGGAGTCTGGTGCTATCAATGTTGGTGGTAACAAAGTTCAGCCAGAAGAAGTAGAAAGAACGATTCTTGATAGTGGGTTGGTAAGTGCAGCTTATGTTTACGCAATAAGCAATCCCATGATGGGCTCATTGGTCTGTGCGAATATTGTTGCTGTTGAAAAGGGCGTTAAAGCTACCGAACTGAAGAAGCAGGTTACTATATTTTGTCGAGAGAGGCTGGAGAATTTTAAAGTTCCCGCGTTGTTGAAAATGGTTGAAGAGTTAGAAATAACCAACAGTGGTAAGTTGAAGAGGTAAATAATGAATTTAGTAATAGTTACAGGCGCGTCAAAAGGACTAGGTTTAGCTATTAGCTCTAAACTTATCGAAGTAGGCTATAAAGTTGTTGGGATTAGTAGGACTTTGTCTGAAGAGTTCAAGAGTTTGCGGGAACA is a window encoding:
- a CDS encoding UDP-N-acetylglucosamine 4,6-dehydratase, which codes for MNNILSLIGREKELFTQDITKHRVELQRIVSKSRFLVLGGAGSIGQAVTKEIFKRNPAKLHVIDISENNMVELVRDIRSSFGYIDGEFKTFALDIGSTEYDAFIKADGQYDYVLNLSALKHVRSEKDPFTLMRMINVNVFNTDKTIQQSIDAGVKKYFCVSTDKAANPVNMMGASKRIMEMFLMRRSKEIDISTARFANVAFSDGSLLHGFNQRIEKQQPIVAPSDIKRYFVVPQESGELCIMSCIFGDNRDIFFPKLSESLHLITFADIAVKYLEQRGYEPHLCDNEQEARELAKTLPAQGKWPCLFTESDTTGEKDFEEFFTDKEELDMTRFENLGIIKNEPEYDQELLSLFEAQIANMKTEQAWSKEQIVELFFTMIPDFGHKETGKYLDSKM
- a CDS encoding LegC family aminotransferase, with the translated sequence MNAQLLVEFVRDQYKTQNFIPLHAPTFAGNEKAYVSETIDSTFVSSVGKFVGDFERKIEAFTGSPSAIATTNGTAALHTALYMADVQRGDLVITQALTFVATCNALFHMGAEPVFVDVSPISLGLCPKAVDNYLSEHAQLNEHGCVHKQTGQRIKAVVPMHTFGHPVELDELVEVCCKWQLTLVEDAAESLGSFYKGKHTGTFGDFSAVSFNGNKIITTGGGGMVLCKTSELGKRTKHITTTAKVPHPYEFFHDEPGFNYRLPNLNAALGCAQMESLNAYLSDKRALAERYSALFEGTEYNFVKEPKYAKSNYWLNAVICEDKAARDLLLKETNEAGIMTRPVWQLMHRLPAFSECLKGDLSHSLWFEERLVNIPSSPVNI
- a CDS encoding PglD-related sugar-binding protein, which translates into the protein MNEVYIVGAGGLAAELTEYVKDNNLKMEEQVSIKGYFDVSSKAYLENKFSSPYLGDERDYSFSKGSAVLIAIGDVKARNRCIEYFSNLDVLLPNFIHHSAFIASSVNMKGGNIICPNVIIGPNVILGQGNLINYSSAIPHDCHIGDVNVFSPNVQITGQTGIGSSNFFGTSVTCLPRIKIGDSNKIQAGIVVKKDIGNGRIIYCGSKNNDIKSHNL
- a CDS encoding phosphopantetheine-binding protein; its protein translation is MSIRNTIIETFHQVLNQTDSELLVPELHDDVQLLQSGLDSLGFAILVASLDEKLGFDPFTMMEEPLYPSTFSEFVGIYERMSPNK
- a CDS encoding AMP-binding protein; this encodes MDSIQNASLSVPSGRVAFIGENTRVFYDDLNQMVKHNAEALDRLRGATAVINGRARLELALLLFLLDGVAKRILFLPQDIEQAQRKEFFRLANVNFDVLINDGCIEVKEITPYQAGDVSAVVQTEWVIPTSGTTSTPKLVSHTFASLTRTAKKDIELGCNFVWGLVFDVYRFSGLQVLLQSLLSGSTLIVPEAESSMEEVVNLLCQHNCNTLSATPSFWRKMLMTKESKSIKFKNITLGGEIADSNILNALKSRYPEAGIRHIYASTEAGVGFSVNDGIAGFPCTYLDEDINGIKLKVDDRGILWLKPNTREQKYVNGAPMFDEDGFINTGDLVELKEERVYFLGRESGAINVGGNKVQPEEVERTILDSGLVSAAYVYAISNPMMGSLVCANIVAVEKGVKATELKKQVTIFCRERLENFKVPALLKMVEELEITNSGKLKR